From Solanum stenotomum isolate F172 chromosome 2, ASM1918654v1, whole genome shotgun sequence:
TTATCATGTGTTCAGGTGCTAAATCAGAACAAGATGTAATTCAagtttttttaatgaaatttactGACAAATTTAAGCGGCGTGGATGTATTATGCCAAAGGTGGCTTATGAAATAGATTATTGTTTATACATAGATAAAATGTATCCATTTCGACCAAAattttagaaacaaaaaaaatggggGATGCCATTCAATCttatgaaatatataaaatactatAGTTAGATTTAGTCGGACCTCAATACGAAACTGTGTAGGAAAGCTAGCTGACAGAAAGAACATTTAGCGATGTGAGACCTAAAGTAAGAATAGGAAAGAGAGAATTAAGTGTAATTCCTATCTGTCTTTTAAACTCAAAAGTAAAGAGTAGTACTTTTTGgtcctaatttatatgatttatatttcttttagaaCGTCTCAAATagaatgatatatttttctatttaatatcaatttaactttaaaatactcattttaTCCATACAAATAtctataacttattttaaactacaattttcaaaagtttttttgtctttcttaaACTTAGTGTCAAGTAAGATTAACTGGGACGGTAGCAACGACAACACTCTTTCTTTGGAATTGTTAAGATTCATTATGAGTAATtttagtcaaataaattaagaaaaaggaaaaatggatGACTCTCATGTCAGGGTCATGCTTAACAAGACAACTTTATGGCGTGTGAAATTTGACAGAAAAGCTAAAGTTTCAGTCTTTTGTATTGTAGACTAGAAACATGAGTCCTCCAAATAAAGAAACTTTATTTTCTCTGTCCACTCAATTTTAGTGCATGTCTTGATGAGTAGAAGCACTTAACCATACGGTGTTATAAGCGCACAACTCATTCTTTTCTACTCCTAACTCAGGCATAGAAATTGCTGTTAGTCAGACAAGAATCAGAGTATTAATGAAACTCACAAGGgaatttcaattcttcaaaatGGTGACAGAGATGCATTTTTTTGGGAATTGTGTGTTACATTGGTGTTAAGAAGGAAACACCAATCAATataatgtacacaacaagaaaTTAATACTAACAGATTTACAAGAAGAAGAATTATGGGCTGTAGCTGTTTCAAGATTTCTACTTTTGTAATTTGGTTTATATTCTCTGTTTCTCCTATTTGCTCACTGGAAACTGAGATAATTTCGAATCAGACTTTTGAAGCATGGAAAGAGAAGATGATTATTAAAGATCATCTCATGAAAATCAATAAGCCTTCTCTCAAGACAATTCAGGcatgttttacttttttcttaattcatgtcagaaacagtctctctaccttcTCGAGGTACTTACTGTACACTCTACCATCTCCAGACCCCACGTAGTGAGATTAATTTTAcaggatatgttgttgttgatgatgtttTCTTCCCATTTTCCTCTAATAAAATCACTACTTATTATTGATGCAGAGTCCTGATGGAGATGTTATAGATTGTGTATTATCTCATCAACAACCAGCATTTGATCATCCTCACCTAAGGGGAAACAAGCCTTTGGTAAATCACTTCAAATTACTCATTCAAACTTGGTTTCCAAAAACTGAATTTATTCCAAAATATTTGACATTAACAAAGTGTATTTATATACCAATAAGGATTGTGATAGAGTGGTAAAGTATCCATTCATTTTTAACCAGAAGTCTCGAGTTCAAGTCTCCCTAGTACAAAGTCGTCTTTGTTAGAGTGTTTTACCCCCAATGTGTATATACTATATTTAATTTAGCACTAATATATTTGTGATTGTAGAATCCTCCTGAGAGTCCAAATGGACACAAGTCAAATCCTAATGAATTGGAAAACTTTCAATTATGGAGCTTGTCTGGTGAAACATGTCCAGAAGGAACAATACCAATAAGAAGAACAAGAGAAATAGACATTCTAAGAGCATCCTCTCTTCAAACATTTGGCAGAAAAATCAAAACACCAATTCGAAGAGACACAATAAGTAACGCCCATGAGGTTCgtttttttcatcaatttacAAACTTCTATATATTCACAACTTcttctatataagtattttgtttttttcattgaGCAGCATGCAATTGGATACGTAAGTGGAGATGAATATTATGGAGCAAAAACAAGTATAAATGTGTGGGCACCTCAAATATCCAACCAATATGAATTCAGTTTATCACAAATCTGGATTATTTCTGGTTCTTTTGCTGATGATCTCAACACAATTGAAGCTGGTTGGCAGGCACGCATTCTCCTTAACTCATCTACTCCCTCTATTTCTACTTTGACTtgacacagagtttaagaaataaacaagatttttcaatttaaagTTAGGttaaatataccaaaatatatttaatcttgtggccggtcttaaacatgtcacgtggaaaattgaaattaaaatgctGTCAAAAAAACAAAGGGAcgttcattcttttttaaacggactaaaaaggTTCTAGTCATATTATAAAGTTTGATTGATTTATCATTAATATTTAAACAGGTTAGCCCAGAGATATATGGAGACTATTTTCCAAGATTCTTTACCTACTGGACTGTAAGTTGTTGTTACTTTact
This genomic window contains:
- the LOC125856030 gene encoding uncharacterized protein LOC125856030; amino-acid sequence: MGCSCFKISTFVIWFIFSVSPICSLETEIISNQTFEAWKEKMIIKDHLMKINKPSLKTIQSPDGDVIDCVLSHQQPAFDHPHLRGNKPLNPPESPNGHKSNPNELENFQLWSLSGETCPEGTIPIRRTREIDILRASSLQTFGRKIKTPIRRDTISNAHEHAIGYVSGDEYYGAKTSINVWAPQISNQYEFSLSQIWIISGSFADDLNTIEAGWQVSPEIYGDYFPRFFTYWTSDAYQTTGCYNLLCSGFVQTNNRIAIGAAISPTSSYDGGQYDITILIWKDPKHGNWWLEFGSGVVVGYWPSFLFSHLRSSASMIQFGGEIVNTNPSGFHTSTQMGSGHLPAQGFGKASYFRNLQLVDSDNSLIPLTNLKLVADHPNCYDIQGGINSVWGHYFYYGGPGKTQHCS